The Candidatus Hydrogenedentota bacterium genome includes a window with the following:
- a CDS encoding hemolysin III family protein produces MSEKHYSFREEVANAVTHGTGALLSAAGLTALTLLAAWTGDAWKIWSAVVFGVSMILLYLCSTLYHAIPAGSVKRFFRKLDHSAIYLLIAGTYTPFLLVSLRGAWGWSLFGVIWGMAVVGCAFKAFFVGKWDKVSTAMYLLMGWTALVAIKPVIAAVPTGGLILMALGGLAYTVGVFFYICDRIPYNHAIWHGFVLAGTTFHFFGVLFYVVLLPSV; encoded by the coding sequence ATGTCTGAAAAGCATTATTCCTTCCGGGAAGAGGTGGCCAACGCTGTCACACACGGAACCGGTGCGCTCTTGAGCGCCGCCGGGCTCACGGCGCTGACGCTGCTGGCGGCGTGGACGGGGGACGCCTGGAAAATTTGGAGCGCCGTGGTGTTTGGCGTCTCCATGATCCTCCTGTACCTGTGCTCCACGCTCTACCATGCCATCCCCGCCGGAAGTGTCAAGAGATTCTTCCGCAAGCTGGATCACTCGGCCATCTACCTGCTCATCGCGGGCACCTACACGCCCTTCCTGCTGGTGTCCCTGCGCGGCGCGTGGGGATGGAGCCTCTTCGGGGTCATATGGGGCATGGCCGTGGTCGGGTGCGCCTTCAAGGCATTTTTCGTCGGCAAATGGGACAAGGTCTCGACGGCCATGTACCTGCTCATGGGGTGGACCGCCCTCGTGGCCATCAAGCCGGTCATCGCCGCCGTGCCGACGGGCGGGCTCATTCTCATGGCCCTGGGCGGGCTGGCCTACACGGTCGGGGTGTTCTTCTACATCTGCGACCGCATCCCCTACAACCACGCCATCTGGCACGGCTTCGTGCTGGCGGGGACCACCTTCCACTTCTTCGGCGTGCTGTTCTACGTGGTGCTGCTTCCGTCCGTCTGA
- a CDS encoding M48 family metalloprotease codes for MFELIRANKRRSVVLLLVMLALMLAVGYAIGFAVYPAVDDQVVALDGTRALRLTFTPGGLIGMAVALGVWGVQALTAYTAGAQMLMAASGAKKLSKADSPQLFNVVEEMSIAAMLPKPPEIYLIEDMGLNAFAAGRDPQHASVAVTAGLLARLNRDQLQGVIAHEISHIVHRDVLYMTMMGVMAGTIIMLTDLFYRMTAHSLRMSGTRRYRSSKSQGGGAYLLVLFLVSLVLMIVAPLLAQLIYFACSRRREYLADAGAAVLTRYPEGLASALEEISGNAALESKNRVTAPMYIINPLTPEGAAFSSLTSTHPPVEKRIAVLRGMAGGVSYKTYADAWGRLDSGGAKMPASLLAASGAAPAARPAARPASGADRIPLPAAAAAVFQQPRPAAAPDTPEIRVARARDAGDLVRRMNHFLFITCPCGAKLKIPPEYAHPRVRCPRCHAVHSVASARAGQVRAE; via the coding sequence ATGTTTGAACTGATCCGGGCGAACAAGCGCAGGTCGGTGGTCCTGTTGCTCGTGATGCTGGCGCTCATGCTGGCCGTGGGCTACGCCATCGGCTTCGCCGTGTACCCCGCCGTGGACGACCAGGTCGTCGCACTGGACGGGACGCGCGCGCTCCGCCTCACCTTCACCCCCGGCGGCCTCATCGGCATGGCCGTCGCCCTGGGCGTTTGGGGCGTGCAGGCCCTCACCGCCTACACCGCGGGCGCCCAGATGCTCATGGCCGCCAGCGGCGCGAAAAAGCTCTCCAAGGCCGACAGCCCGCAGCTCTTCAACGTGGTCGAGGAGATGTCCATCGCGGCCATGCTGCCGAAACCGCCGGAGATTTACCTGATCGAGGACATGGGGCTGAACGCCTTCGCCGCCGGGCGCGACCCGCAGCACGCCTCCGTGGCCGTGACGGCGGGGCTTCTGGCGCGGCTCAACCGCGACCAGCTCCAGGGCGTCATCGCCCACGAAATCAGCCACATCGTCCACCGCGACGTGCTCTACATGACCATGATGGGCGTCATGGCGGGCACGATCATCATGCTGACGGACCTCTTCTACCGCATGACGGCCCACAGCCTGCGCATGTCGGGCACCCGCCGCTACCGCTCCTCCAAGTCCCAGGGCGGCGGCGCGTACCTGCTCGTCCTGTTCCTCGTTTCCCTCGTGCTGATGATTGTCGCGCCGCTGCTCGCCCAGCTCATCTACTTCGCCTGCTCCCGGCGCAGGGAATACCTCGCCGACGCCGGGGCCGCCGTGCTCACGCGCTACCCCGAGGGGCTCGCCTCGGCGCTTGAGGAAATCTCCGGGAACGCCGCGCTGGAGTCCAAGAACCGGGTGACCGCCCCCATGTACATCATCAACCCCCTCACGCCCGAGGGGGCCGCGTTCTCCTCGCTCACCAGCACCCACCCGCCGGTCGAGAAGCGCATCGCCGTTCTCCGGGGCATGGCAGGCGGCGTCTCCTACAAGACCTACGCGGACGCCTGGGGACGGCTGGACAGCGGCGGGGCCAAAATGCCCGCCTCCCTGCTCGCCGCGTCCGGGGCCGCCCCTGCGGCGCGCCCCGCCGCCCGTCCCGCGTCCGGGGCCGACCGCATTCCCCTGCCTGCGGCCGCGGCGGCCGTGTTCCAGCAGCCGCGCCCGGCGGCGGCGCCCGACACCCCGGAAATCCGGGTGGCCCGCGCCCGCGACGCCGGCGACCTCGTCCGCCGGATGAACCATTTCCTCTTCATCACCTGCCCCTGCGGCGCAAAACTGAAAATTCCCCCGGAATACGCCCACCCCCGCGTCCGCTGCCCCCGCTGCCACGCCGTCCACTCCGTAGCCTCCGCCCGCGCGGGGCAGGTGCGCGCGGAATGA
- a CDS encoding LemA family protein yields MLIGLAVVGGIVLVLALWVIGVYNGLIRLRNAVKNAWSQIDVQLKRRHDLIPNLIETAKGYMNHERETLESVTRARNLAAGASGVGAQSKAEGGLSQALSNFFVVVEQYPDLKANQNFLALQEELTSTENRIGFSRQAYNDAVMTFNNQVEMFPGNIVAGMFGFGKSEFFEIEVPAEREVPKVSFS; encoded by the coding sequence ATGCTGATCGGACTGGCGGTTGTCGGGGGCATTGTGCTGGTGCTGGCGCTGTGGGTCATCGGCGTGTACAACGGCCTCATCCGCCTGCGCAACGCGGTGAAGAACGCGTGGTCGCAGATTGACGTGCAGTTGAAGCGGCGGCACGACCTGATCCCGAACCTGATCGAGACGGCGAAGGGCTACATGAACCACGAGCGGGAGACGCTGGAGAGCGTGACCCGCGCGCGCAACCTCGCCGCCGGGGCGTCGGGCGTGGGCGCGCAGTCCAAGGCCGAGGGCGGCCTGAGCCAGGCTCTGAGCAATTTCTTCGTTGTGGTCGAGCAGTACCCCGATCTCAAGGCGAACCAGAACTTCCTCGCCCTGCAGGAGGAGCTGACCTCCACGGAGAACCGCATCGGCTTCTCGCGGCAGGCCTACAACGACGCCGTGATGACCTTCAACAACCAGGTCGAAATGTTCCCCGGCAACATCGTCGCGGGCATGTTCGGCTTCGGCAAGTCGGAGTTCTTCGAGATCGAGGTCCCCGCGGAGCGCGAGGTCCCCAAGGTGAGCTTTTCCTGA
- a CDS encoding exo-alpha-sialidase, with protein MTARHFLLSALALLALAAPAAPALDWELLPGVERVLDLPPGPDNPRNSEGAFLPLKDGRILFVYTKFTGGGGDHDTAFLAGRVSADGGKTWTGEDTVVLPNEGGMNIMSVSLLRMGGGGIGLFYLRKNSEQDCRPYLRVSADEGATWGEPLCIVESPVSYYVVNNDRIVRLKSGRIVIPAARHDWAGKGMDARAHMVCFLSDDDGATWRPSESVMYNKRVTLQEPGVVELKEGRLMMFIRTDRGSQYLSWSDDGGSKWTDPVPGDLKSPLSPASIKRIPATGDLLAVWNDHEGIAPELAKARTPITVALSKDDGKSWTGRRNLSADPNGWYCYTALEFVDGRVLLAQCAGDRRQNGLARTWVLRFPVELLYGE; from the coding sequence ATGACCGCACGCCACTTCCTTCTTTCCGCACTGGCCCTGCTTGCGCTCGCCGCCCCCGCCGCCCCCGCGTTGGACTGGGAGCTTCTTCCCGGCGTGGAGCGGGTGCTTGACCTGCCGCCGGGACCGGACAACCCCCGCAACTCTGAGGGGGCCTTTCTGCCCCTCAAGGACGGGCGCATCCTCTTCGTGTACACCAAATTCACCGGCGGCGGCGGCGACCATGACACGGCCTTCCTGGCGGGCCGCGTGTCCGCCGACGGCGGCAAAACGTGGACCGGCGAGGACACGGTGGTCCTGCCCAACGAGGGGGGCATGAACATCATGTCCGTGTCCCTCCTGCGGATGGGCGGCGGCGGCATCGGCCTGTTCTACCTGCGCAAGAACTCCGAGCAGGACTGCCGTCCCTATCTGCGCGTCTCCGCCGACGAGGGCGCCACCTGGGGCGAGCCCCTGTGCATCGTGGAGTCCCCGGTCAGCTACTACGTTGTCAACAACGACCGGATCGTCCGCCTCAAGAGCGGGCGGATCGTCATTCCCGCCGCGCGCCATGACTGGGCGGGGAAGGGCATGGACGCGCGGGCGCACATGGTCTGCTTTCTTTCCGACGACGACGGCGCGACGTGGCGGCCCTCGGAGTCCGTGATGTACAACAAGCGGGTCACGCTTCAGGAGCCGGGGGTGGTCGAGCTGAAGGAAGGGCGGCTCATGATGTTCATCCGCACGGACAGGGGAAGCCAGTACCTGTCGTGGTCCGACGACGGCGGGTCCAAATGGACCGACCCCGTGCCCGGCGACCTCAAATCGCCGCTTTCCCCCGCAAGCATCAAGCGCATCCCCGCCACGGGTGATCTGCTGGCGGTGTGGAACGACCACGAGGGCATCGCGCCCGAGCTGGCCAAGGCGCGCACCCCCATCACCGTCGCCTTGTCAAAGGACGACGGGAAGTCCTGGACCGGCCGGCGCAATCTCTCCGCCGACCCGAACGGCTGGTACTGCTACACCGCCCTGGAGTTTGTGGACGGCCGCGTGCTGCTGGCGCAGTGCGCCGGAGACCGGCGGCAGAACGGCCTCGCCCGCACCTGGGTGCTGCGCTTCCCGGTGGAGCTGCTGTACGGCGAGTGA
- a CDS encoding cyclase family protein: MPKWMDVSMKLTPGMPVWPGDPAFESVPVASIGDGDSCNLTRLTLSTHLGTHLDAPWHFCPDGLRVDELDPELFFGEALVVEVLNADAVRAEHLPASPLPRRVLFKTRNSLRPENAPFDTDFVAVAPDAAERLVADGARLVGVDGYSVGAHGDTGPTHQILLGAGIPVVEGLRLAGVPAGPCEFVVLPLPIAGGDGAPCRAFVRATV, encoded by the coding sequence ATGCCGAAGTGGATGGATGTCTCCATGAAGCTCACGCCGGGCATGCCCGTCTGGCCCGGCGACCCCGCGTTTGAGTCCGTCCCCGTGGCCTCCATTGGGGACGGGGACTCGTGCAACCTGACCCGGCTGACTCTCTCGACGCATCTGGGCACGCACCTCGACGCCCCCTGGCACTTCTGCCCGGACGGCCTCCGGGTGGATGAACTGGACCCGGAGTTGTTTTTCGGGGAGGCGCTGGTGGTGGAAGTTCTGAATGCGGATGCCGTGCGGGCCGAACATCTTCCGGCATCCCCCCTGCCCCGCAGGGTGCTCTTCAAGACGCGAAACTCCCTGCGGCCGGAGAACGCCCCCTTCGACACAGATTTCGTCGCCGTCGCCCCGGACGCCGCGGAGCGGCTGGTCGCGGACGGGGCTCGGCTGGTCGGGGTGGACGGCTATTCGGTCGGGGCCCACGGCGACACCGGGCCAACCCACCAAATCCTCCTCGGCGCGGGCATTCCCGTTGTGGAGGGGCTGCGTCTGGCGGGGGTTCCGGCGGGCCCCTGTGAGTTTGTCGTGCTGCCCCTGCCCATCGCCGGGGGCGACGGCGCGCCCTGCCGCGCCTTCGTCCGCGCAACCGTTTAG
- a CDS encoding protein kinase, with the protein MIGRGGVGCIYKVQDNILEETVVLKILLPSFVSDKSMVDRFLNEARIARKLTHPHIVRIHDVGRVEQTVFISMELIEGRSLRELLDHLKPGERPPLLDALRIVDELCSALEYAHQFTVHRDIKPENIMLNKGGRVKLMDFGISKLKGSTQYTSISTVMGTPYYMSPEQLRDSHDVDQRADVFSTGVVLYELLTGYRPTGIPKPASEMARDVPPLMDTIISHCVEPDRDKRFQNATEVRTAIQPVLQVLREGKDPMFVFGGRVPAQAGSPAGPAPSHGPMQTPPSLSAGPQHTPPRPAGVSGPQHTPPQPATMPASHLPSPAPGAPNGGAKRDSKERAPAANGKNKPDSMPQLDPALREVALASFDSPSIRMSKPKKKRREKAGPGKIMLAGCMVVAALLMTYWSGEYVVARFNEIRKPAQPKVAVRVNPAEAMLDRKDPPMQVLEAALAFEREHHTPESGEMLARARAYFIEDATRRLNTVPFSAKAMNAVSAEVAQVSLMDTHPDTQNLRNHVDGELSCHKFMLKSAEEGKSAVFILNNSRIPESEQTVSEGDLLQGRFLVKKVGPRHVTLEDTLVKSPSGTPRALIARLMAPVE; encoded by the coding sequence ATGATCGGCCGGGGGGGGGTCGGGTGCATCTACAAGGTTCAGGACAACATTCTTGAGGAGACGGTTGTCCTGAAGATACTCCTGCCGAGTTTCGTCAGCGACAAGTCCATGGTGGACCGGTTTCTGAACGAGGCGCGCATCGCGCGCAAGCTGACACACCCCCACATTGTGCGCATCCACGACGTGGGCCGGGTGGAGCAGACGGTTTTCATCTCCATGGAGCTGATCGAGGGCCGGTCGCTGCGCGAGCTGTTGGACCACCTGAAACCCGGGGAGCGCCCCCCGCTGCTGGACGCGCTCCGGATCGTGGACGAGCTCTGCTCGGCGCTGGAATACGCCCACCAGTTCACGGTGCACCGGGACATCAAGCCCGAAAACATCATGCTGAACAAGGGCGGGCGGGTGAAGCTGATGGACTTCGGCATCTCCAAGCTCAAGGGGAGCACGCAGTACACCAGCATTTCGACGGTCATGGGCACCCCGTACTACATGTCCCCGGAGCAGCTTCGGGACAGCCACGACGTGGACCAGCGGGCCGATGTTTTCAGCACGGGCGTGGTGCTGTACGAGCTGCTGACAGGCTACCGCCCGACGGGGATCCCGAAGCCCGCGTCGGAAATGGCCCGGGACGTGCCCCCGCTGATGGACACGATCATCTCGCACTGCGTGGAGCCCGACCGCGACAAGCGCTTCCAGAACGCCACAGAAGTCCGCACGGCGATCCAGCCCGTCCTGCAGGTGCTGCGGGAGGGGAAGGACCCCATGTTTGTGTTTGGCGGGCGGGTGCCCGCACAGGCAGGGTCCCCCGCCGGGCCCGCCCCGTCCCACGGGCCGATGCAGACACCCCCGTCGCTCTCCGCCGGGCCCCAGCACACGCCCCCACGGCCGGCCGGGGTGTCCGGGCCGCAGCATACGCCCCCGCAGCCGGCGACGATGCCCGCGTCCCATCTGCCCTCGCCCGCGCCGGGCGCGCCGAACGGCGGGGCAAAGCGCGATTCCAAGGAACGGGCGCCCGCGGCAAATGGAAAGAACAAGCCGGACAGCATGCCGCAGCTCGACCCGGCCCTGCGCGAGGTCGCGCTGGCGTCTTTCGACAGCCCCTCCATCCGGATGAGCAAGCCCAAGAAGAAGCGCCGCGAGAAGGCGGGCCCCGGGAAGATCATGCTGGCCGGGTGCATGGTGGTGGCGGCCCTGCTCATGACGTATTGGAGCGGGGAATACGTCGTGGCGCGTTTCAATGAGATACGGAAGCCGGCGCAGCCCAAGGTGGCCGTGCGGGTCAACCCCGCAGAGGCCATGCTTGACCGAAAAGACCCGCCCATGCAGGTGCTGGAGGCGGCCCTCGCCTTCGAGCGGGAGCATCACACGCCGGAAAGCGGCGAGATGCTGGCGCGGGCGCGGGCCTATTTCATCGAGGACGCGACACGCCGCCTTAACACGGTCCCCTTTTCGGCGAAGGCCATGAACGCCGTTTCGGCGGAGGTCGCGCAAGTCTCCCTTATGGACACGCATCCGGACACCCAGAACCTCCGGAACCATGTGGACGGCGAGCTTTCCTGCCACAAGTTCATGCTGAAAAGCGCGGAGGAGGGGAAAAGCGCCGTGTTCATCCTGAACAACTCCCGCATCCCCGAATCCGAGCAGACCGTTTCGGAGGGCGACCTGCTTCAGGGGCGCTTCCTGGTGAAGAAGGTCGGCCCCCGTCACGTCACGCTGGAGGACACCCTGGTGAAGTCCCCGTCCGGCAC